Part of the Candidatus Nitrospira nitrificans genome is shown below.
CTGTTCGGAACTGATTATTCGTGAAGACGTTATAGTCAAGATTGCCGGCTTTGATGTTCCCGGAAGGCAGGATTAAATTTGAGGCTTTGACGGATTTCACAATATCAAGAATGGAGAGTCCGCGGGCGCTGAGGAGTGCCGGGTCGAGATTGATATTGATCTGACGAATCTTGCCGCCCTCGACCGTGGCCGCTGCGATATTGGCGATCTGCTCGATCTGGGGCGCGATGGTGTTGTACGCGAGATCATAGAGTGCCCGCTCGTCCAACTCATCGCTCGACACCGACACAATGGAAACGGGAATGTTAGAAACGTCGAATTTGACGATGAAGGGCTGCAGAATGCCGGGCGGAAGGCTGTTCAGAATCTGCGTGATGCGTTGCATCACCTCCATCTGTCCGACATTGATGTCTGCGCCCCAGTTGAACCAGATCTGGACGGCCCCGAGACCCTGCTTGCTGAACGATTCGACATGTTCGACATTGGAGGCGGAGCTGACGGCTTTTTCGATCGGGTAGACGACGCTCTGCTCGATGTCGAGAGGTGGAGCGCCCTTGTACACGACACCCACAAAAGCGACGGGGACCTGGATTTGCGGGAAGAGATCGACCGGTAGGCGCTGGAGGGACGTCAGTCCCAGGACGACCATCGCAAGCGATAACATCAGGATGCCGATGCGATTGCGTAGCGCGAGGAGGGTGAGCCACATAGCTAAATCCGTGAAGGGAGAAGGGGAAAGGGTGAAGAGCCGGAGATGAGCGTATGAGGCGCAGTTGGTCCGGCCGGTGGCTTCATCCCTTGTTCCTTACTCCTGACTATTGCCCGGTTGAAGCGGTTGGGCGTGGACGGGTATGCCGTCGTGCACCAAGTCTTTGCCGGCGACGATGATCTGTTCATGCCCCGTCAATCCTCTGGTAACTTCCACATGGTTGCCGTTACGGGCACCGATCTCAATATCCACTCGCCGAGCGTTCCCGTCTTGAACGATATAGATGTATTGCATGTTTTCTAGTCGACTGACGGCATCAAGGGGAATCTGCAACGCTTGGCGGCGGGTCCCCACCATGACTTCGACTCGGGCAAACATCCCGCCTTTTAATCGACGATCCATATTCGGCAAGTCGATTTCCACCGTCATGGTACGTGTCGCGCGATTCAAGGCCTGGACGACACGCGTGACGGTTCCCTCGAACACGTGATCCGGATATGCTTCGGCACGGAGCTCGGCCTTTTGGCCTACCTTCACCAGCGGAATATCCCGCTCGACGACTTCGATCAACACACGAACCGTATTGATATCATGCAGGCTCATGATGCCTCGTGACATGGTCGAAGTGCTGGCGGTTGCGCTGCTGACATAGGCCCCGGTATCTAAATTGCGTTCCGCTATATAGCCGGGAAATGGGGCTCGGATGTACGAATAGGCTAAGCGAGTTTCAGCCTGGGCCAGGGCCACCTCCATTTGGTTGACTTGCGCTTGGAGGGATTCCTGCGCGGCGCTGGCGGCGTCGAAGTTGACCAGCGCGGTATCCAGGTCTTGCTGTGAGACAAATTGGTCTTTGATGAGGGACTGCATGCGATCGAACGTCAGCTTGGCGTTGCGGACCACCGCGTCCTGTTGTAGGACCTTCGCCTTGGCTGCCGACAGATTGGCTTTTGCCTGATTGACGGCATGGTGATAGTCCGTATGGTCGATTTCAACGAGTAGCTGATTCAATCTGACAAAGTCACCCTTATCGACATGCAACTTGGCGATGTATCCGTCGACCCGTGAGAAGATGTTGACGACTTGATTGGGCGAGATGTCCGCTGTGTAGGCTAGGCGAACATCAAAATCCTGTCGAAGCGGGGCCACAGTACCGACTGTGATGAGCCGTGCCGCCTTCTTGTCGGGTTTGGCGCCAGTATTCAGACGAAAGGCTACAAGGGCCGTAACTGCGACAAAGATGATGATTCCGAGAATTATAAATGGATGTCGGATGAGTCGACTCATAGCGGCGCCTGTCGTTTACGAGTCCGGCAATTGCCGGACGAGCCCGTCGCCGGGTTCGCGCAAGTCGGAGTGTTGCGTCTTTTCTGCGAAAATTGCGTCGTACAGGGCATGCTGGGTCGGAAAGTGCTTGTGGAGCGGCGCTTCATTGGTGCCCGCGGCCTTGGCAATTCGCTTAGGGATCGTTCCGGCAAAGCCGTTTGCGGCAAACAACGATGTCGCCGCGCTGAACAGGCCTGCCGTTCATGGCTGG
Proteins encoded:
- a CDS encoding efflux RND transporter periplasmic adaptor subunit; translation: MSRLIRHPFIILGIIIFVAVTALVAFRLNTGAKPDKKAARLITVGTVAPLRQDFDVRLAYTADISPNQVVNIFSRVDGYIAKLHVDKGDFVRLNQLLVEIDHTDYHHAVNQAKANLSAAKAKVLQQDAVVRNAKLTFDRMQSLIKDQFVSQQDLDTALVNFDAASAAQESLQAQVNQMEVALAQAETRLAYSYIRAPFPGYIAERNLDTGAYVSSATASTSTMSRGIMSLHDINTVRVLIEVVERDIPLVKVGQKAELRAEAYPDHVFEGTVTRVVQALNRATRTMTVEIDLPNMDRRLKGGMFARVEVMVGTRRQALQIPLDAVSRLENMQYIYIVQDGNARRVDIEIGARNGNHVEVTRGLTGHEQIIVAGKDLVHDGIPVHAQPLQPGNSQE
- a CDS encoding TetR/AcrR family transcriptional regulator codes for the protein MFSAATSLFAANGFAGTIPKRIAKAAGTNEAPLHKHFPTQHALYDAIFAEKTQHSDLREPGDGLVRQLPDS